The sequence TATTTTGGGTTTTCTATCAAGAATGGCAAATATTGAAGCTGTTGAATCCTTGGCTTTGCTTTTGTCTGGAGCCAGGCCACTGGATTGGGAAACCCCAACTGCTGCAATTGTCAATGCGAAAAAGACCTACAGAAAACTTGGaggttgaaatttattttcaatgaGTTGGAAAAACGGTAGCCATTTCCATATCTTACCTTGAAAACTTCTGGAAATGTTGCTTTCCCATGTTTCACAAGAAGAGCTCCTATGTAAAAACAGAAAGCATTTGTGCAGTAGAGAACAAAGAATGAGAAACCAAAACCAGCACCACTAACAAGTCCAAGCTGAACACCTTGTTTGACAGGACCATCACATTTCTGTTGGTACAAATCCATCACCTTCTTCTCTGCACAAAATGATGCAATAGTTCTGATGCTGCCAACTGCATCATTTGCGACCTGACTTGCTTCTTCATACATTACCTAGAAATTCGTGATAATATTAGTGAACTGAAAACAAAGTTCTGTTTTGAGCTAAAAGTTTTCATCTTTATATTGGGGGTATGTAAATTCACTGCGCATGACTAACCTTTGCATCTGCGCTGAACCCCTTTGCAAACCTTGCCTGAATAAATCCTTGGAACAGAAGTAAGGGTGAGACTGCAACAATTACAAGGGCCAGAATCCAGTTGGCTGTGAATGCTATAATTAGTGCTGCTACGATTGTtgctatattttgaaaaattaaggCCAAAGCATCACCAACAAGACTTCTAACAGTTGAAGCATCAGTTGATAATCTTGCCCCAACTGCACCACTGGATaaataaaaaggtaaaaaCTGTTGGATcaaatcatttttcttatggaaaataattttgcataaaggaaaaatttgaagaatttttttctttaaatatttcttgcacacacacacacacctTGAGTTTGCAGGATCATCAAACCAACTGATTTCTTGGTGCACTACCCTTTCAAATGTCATAGTACGAATTCTTTCAATCAATCTACCTCCTGCAATTCCAAAGAAGTAGTTCTGCACTGGTAGAACTAGGAAATTAATGAAACCAATGCCTATATACACCAATGCCCAGAACTCGGAATCTTTTTTCAGCTGTGGTGGAGGCTCGTAAAACACTTTGATGGCTGTTGATAGTAAAAGGCCAAATATTGGGAAAACAGTACCATGTATAGCTGCAGCAATAGCTCCAAGGATCAGAATTGGCAACTCAGGTTTGTTCAGATATGCAAGCCGTCTCATTGGAACTTCTTTATGCTTGTCCTTTCCTTTACTGCTCTCATCATGCTCTTCCGTCTCAATGAAATTGATATCAACAGGCATCCCTAAACCTATGTTACTAACTGTGAAAGACTGCCGATGCTGCGATGAAGCACGTTCCATAGATAGTTGCAAAGAATTTCTCAGGCTTCCTGACCTTAAAATAGGCTTATCCATTCCTGAATCATCATCTTCATTCATGTGTTGAGAGCTTTCAGATTCCTTAGCTCCCGCTTGGAGGTGAACTAGTTGGGAGTATGCTCCTTCAGGATACTGTATCAGCTCCTCGTGGGTTCCTGAAAGAAAATTGTTCGAagatagtaaataaaatttatggaattgaaaagaaaatggcaaaAATTTTATTACCTTTCTCCACAATTTTGCCCAAATGCACCACAGCAATAATGTCAGCGTTCCTGATAGTAGTTAAACGATGTGCAACAACCACAGTTGTCCTGCTGCTCATAACATTCTCTAGTGCGTTTTGGACAATGCGTTCAGATTCAGCATCTAGTGCACTTGTTGCTTcatcaagaagaagaattttTGGATTCTTCAATATGGCCCTTGCAATGGCAATTCTTTGCTTTTGACCTCCTGACAACTGAGTACCATGCTCACCTACCATTGTGTCAAGTCCCTATGCATTCATCCAAAGGAGAAATATACAAAATTGCGCATTCTTTAGTTAGTATGAATGCCAAGATGCAGTGAAGTATTAATTTTAGCaaacaaattttgaataagattATACATGGGATGAAGATTGATATACCTCAGGCATTTTATCAATGAACTTGGCAGCATTAGCAAGCTCAATTGCTGTTCTAATCTCCTGATCagttgcattttcttttccatatgCAATGTTCTGTTTTATGCTAGTTGCAAACAAAATAGGTTCTTGACTAACTAGTCCAATCTTCTCTCTTATCCTACTGAGCTTCAACTTCTTCAAATTAACACCATCTATAAGCACTTCACCTGAATCAGGATCATAAAATCGTTCAATAAGGCTAACAACAGTTGACTTCCCGCTTCCACTTTGCCCGACTAAAGCTGCAGTTTTTCCACTTGGAATTTGCAGTGAAAATCCTGCAAAGATCTTAACATCGGGCCTGGCAGGGTATCTGAAATGCACATCTTTGAGTTCAATATCACCCTTGATATCTTCCAATACCATCCCGTCAGTGTCGTAAGCATCAATTTTTGGAACTCGATTGATGGTCTCAAACATCTTATAGGCTGCAGCTTGACCTGCTGCAAATGCATTCAAGGATGGAGAAGTCTGACCCAATGACCTATTCCAAGCGAACACGAACAATTACTAAGTTAagctataaaattaattgtaacATAACGTTTTATTAGCTAGAAAAGCTGATCATGCTTCAGGTACTTACATTCCACCTGTCATGATGGACATAATAACAGTGATGACTTGCCCACCATTATAACCTTTGTGTATGATCAATTTGGATCCGTACCATATGGCAAGTGCATAAGTGGCAAAGACGACAAGCAGCATTGATCCAATTCCTACACCTGAGGCCAGCCCCTGTTGCACAGTAGATTGATATGCTATCTTTAACTTTTCATTATACTTTTGTATAGCATGCTTCTCCCCTGTGAAGGATGCAACCTTGCAGAACACAGAATAGGTTCAGCGAAACAGGCGTCTCTGAAGAAATCCGTATGAtgtaaatatatcaatttatttctAGGCCTTACTGTTCTGATAGCTCCAACTGTTTGTTCAACTACATTTCCTGCTTTTGCATAAGCAACTTGCCCACGACTTGACATTTTTGACATGACAATTGCCATGAATCCACCAACAATTACAAGAAGAGGAATACAACTTAGTAGAACAAATGAAAGTAGCCATCCTCTTGCAAAAGCAATTATAAAGCCTCCCAAAAATGTCGATGCTAATTGTATAAATTTCCCAGCCTGTGAAAACGCATTCGACCCCAACTATATCATacatttgataattaaatgaaaacttTTTAAGGCCCTCGCAGTAGATCATGACTTGATCCGTGAAATTAATGGTTATTGATCAAGTGATTACGTACCTTCTCACCCATGGCATCTTGAATGAGAACAGTGTCGCCTGACATTCTTCCAATGACCTCACCGGTTGTTGTTTCAGTGTCAAAGAATCCGATGTCTTGTCTTAAAATTGTTTTCAAGTACAAACCTCGGATGCGAGCAGACTGTCTTTCTCCAGTCACCATCCAGCATGCAACCTCTGCAACAATTTGACAGTACAACAAGGCAGTTAGGAAGTCCATGCAACCTTCGGCCTTATAAACATTTACGCCAagtaataatatcataatctGAAAGTGAACCGCCATTTTTTTAAGTAAACGAccttatttttgaatatgtaattaaatGGGGTAAAATGACCCGATGTTCTAAATCttcaattgttttttttatattctttctattatttttgttacttGCCACGGTACCAATGAAGATTTTGACAGATAATTGATAATGTGGCTccaaatttacaaaaaaatcatCTCCcattttacacatattttGCTGACTCCTTTATTAAATCATAGTCAGCAAATTACTTATGTCCCGCtctcaaataaataaacttcaattagaaaaaatcTCCGATTTCGAACAACAAAAGGTCACTAGAGAAGGTCATGAAAGCCACATACAAGGATGCACTGGAGAAGGGAACTAAAGAATTAGACAGCATAAACGACGAAAAGAAGGAAGGAGGAACAAAGAAGAGCatcagaaagaaaaagaatagagcAACGATAGAGATAGAAATCAAGGAAGCTATCACAGAAggaaagatgaagaagaacatagaaaggaaagaagagagaCTGTTAAGAAGGAAATCAGAAAATCTAAGCCTGCCAAGGAGGCAACTAAGGAAGgaacaaagaagaagatagaaaaTCTAGAAAAGAGTGCAAAAGAGGAGACTGAAAGATCCATTATCAATGAAGTAAATAGGGAAGGAGGGGATAAAAATGctaataaaatagagaaaaaactTAGCAACGAGGATCAGATTCTGGAGCTGTTTGAGTCTGCTTGGCTTGCCAGCCTAAGAAATAAGGAAACACATCTCAATGGTGATCGGTGAAGGAAACTTGCTATGACATTATTTTATGATGTAAAGGAAACAACATGCTGCTCTGACATTCTTCAAGAATCTGTTTTAGTAGAGGAATATTTGTAGAAGTGCAATTTTTCAATGTAAAATACTATTATATTAGTAGGTTGGCTTAAATGAttgtaaattataattttatcatatgaGTTGTATCatgtgcatatatatatatatatatatatatatatatatatataaagtaatttattaagtatttgagttgtaatttttttattatttgtataatgataaaaattaattaaaaacatgaaaaattgagaattttttttcaatttagatTATTTATGTGAGGGTGGGAGATAAGTGATTTGTTGACTAGGATTAAATAAAAGAGTCAGGCAAAATATATGTCAAGTAAGAGAtagttttttataaatctaacaGTTGTATCATCAATTAACCGTCGAAATCCTAATTTACCGATGGaagtaacaaaaataataggagaggtactaaaaaaataaattgaaggtTTAGTATCAAATAGAAATAAGAGGTAAATGTTTGATATGGGCGGGACAATTTACCCTATCTAAATGCTAGCTAATTTCAATCATACAATtatgcaaaaaaagaaaaaaaatctgcCTCACGTAGTAAGGAAGCTATGCCTGAACCAATAGCCAAGTACACCAACTTCAGAGATAACTGCAGATTGCATAAggtaaattgtgttagctttatttatttttcaacaaGAAGGAGATTATAATGTATTTTAATTCTGTAGCAcaatagaaatatttatagcAAATATGTAATGAAATGAATGGACAATGAAAGAGTTGTTTTATCCTCTTAAACCAATCAAGTTGAACAATGAAAAAATTCCCTCGAAGAGTTTATCAAATTTCATATatagttgttttctttttctattattatttttttttaaaatgatgtccttattatagttattattactatttaccCAATGAAAAAGGACCAAGTTCCATATGTCAACTCCAACCAAATCGCCCAGAAATAGtatataacaaaaagaaaaaaaaaaaaaagaaatccgAAGAACTTCAAGCATATTTGGCTTGACTTTTTCTCATTGTTTTGACGTAAAGCATAAAAGATTTTCTGGGTTTACTTTGAAACAAGGAAAGGTTTATCCCAGCACAGCAAACATGAAAGCTGAACTCAACCAAatgttcaaataaaaatagaaatccacttcaaaaaaaaaaaaaaaaaaaaaaaaaagaaaaaggaaaaagaaaaaaggaaaagagaaatctTGCAATGAGTTCATGATGTTTTTTGACCCTCGTGCCAAGATCAAGACTCAACCCTTTGTTGATGCCATGCATTAACATTAATTCTTCCAATACAAACAAGGAACAAACGGGTAATTGAAGTAAATGAACCGACTCACCTTTGACACTTCATGCACGACATTAGAAGGGTCAGTTGTGCCGAAGGAGTTGATAAGCTGACCAAAAAGAAGAGTCATAAGAGGCTGAGCAAGCCCATTACCAATGGCAGAAACTGTGCCTACAATCATCAAAACCATATCAAGTCTGTCTGCAAAAGCAAACAGCTTGTATATTGGCACCTTCTGATTCCCTGCATTCATCTCctgtttttctttaacaaCTCTTTTTTATTGCCTCCAATCAGCTATACTATTGGTTTCTTCGGTTCTtgaaaaacacaaaagaaagaaaagaaactgagaatcaagttaaataaaataattataataccaaaaaggaaaagaaagcaCCAGAGACATACGGGAGAGAAGGGAATTACAAGGATGAGAATGCATAAGAAGTGTTTATGTATGTATCTAAATTATATGAGAAATACGTGTTGTTATATAAGTTTGTTTGTGCTGTCTGAATGTGTTTGTGTCTATTTTTAGATATTCTTTGCTTTCAAGTTCTAGAATGCCTACAGACTATATAGGTTGGCCACGAATGGCCCTAGCTCTTTGGGACTCTTTCTATAACCG comes from Ricinus communis isolate WT05 ecotype wild-type chromosome 5, ASM1957865v1, whole genome shotgun sequence and encodes:
- the LOC8284035 gene encoding ABC transporter B family member 9 — protein: MNAGNQKVPIYKLFAFADRLDMVLMIVGTVSAIGNGLAQPLMTLLFGQLINSFGTTDPSNVVHEVSKLSLKLVYLAIGSGIASLLQVACWMVTGERQSARIRGLYLKTILRQDIGFFDTETTTGEVIGRMSGDTVLIQDAMGEKAGKFIQLASTFLGGFIIAFARGWLLSFVLLSCIPLLVIVGGFMAIVMSKMSSRGQVAYAKAGNVVEQTVGAIRTVASFTGEKHAIQKYNEKLKIAYQSTVQQGLASGVGIGSMLLVVFATYALAIWYGSKLIIHKGYNGGQVITVIMSIMTGGMSLGQTSPSLNAFAAGQAAAYKMFETINRVPKIDAYDTDGMVLEDIKGDIELKDVHFRYPARPDVKIFAGFSLQIPSGKTAALVGQSGSGKSTVVSLIERFYDPDSGEVLIDGVNLKKLKLSRIREKIGLVSQEPILFATSIKQNIAYGKENATDQEIRTAIELANAAKFIDKMPEGLDTMVGEHGTQLSGGQKQRIAIARAILKNPKILLLDEATSALDAESERIVQNALENVMSSRTTVVVAHRLTTIRNADIIAVVHLGKIVEKGTHEELIQYPEGAYSQLVHLQAGAKESESSQHMNEDDDSGMDKPILRSGSLRNSLQLSMERASSQHRQSFTVSNIGLGMPVDINFIETEEHDESSKGKDKHKEVPMRRLAYLNKPELPILILGAIAAAIHGTVFPIFGLLLSTAIKVFYEPPPQLKKDSEFWALVYIGIGFINFLVLPVQNYFFGIAGGRLIERIRTMTFERVVHQEISWFDDPANSSGAVGARLSTDASTVRSLVGDALALIFQNIATIVAALIIAFTANWILALVIVAVSPLLLFQGFIQARFAKGFSADAKVMYEEASQVANDAVGSIRTIASFCAEKKVMDLYQQKCDGPVKQGVQLGLVSGAGFGFSFFVLYCTNAFCFYIGALLVKHGKATFPEVFKVFFALTIAAVGVSQSSGLAPDKSKAKDSTASIFAILDRKPKIDSSSDEGTTLANVKGDIELEHVSFKYPMRPHVQIFRDLTLSIPSGKTVALVGESGSGKSTVISLVERFYDPDSGKVYLDGVEIKKFKLSWLRQQMGLVGQEPILFNETIRDNIAYGKQGDVTEDEIIAATKAANAHNFISSLPQGYETSVGERGVQLSGGQKQRIAIARAILKNPRILLLDEATSALDAESERVVQEALDKVMINRTTVIVAHRLTTIKCADIIAVVKNGVIAEKGRHDALMKIDNGTYASLVSLHMSAT